One segment of Gasterosteus aculeatus chromosome 3, fGasAcu3.hap1.1, whole genome shotgun sequence DNA contains the following:
- the cldn1 gene encoding claudin-1, with the protein MCRYSNLLPHTKPLGTTSRKVEELFFSFSLSSSIFSNQTMANAGIQLLGFTLAFLGFIGSIASTVMVEWKASSFSGDNIITAQAMFQGLWKSCVSQSTGQVQCKVYDSLLQLPGIVQGTRGLMLSSILLCFISMMVCVVGMRCTTCMADQPEQKDKVALAGGVVFIIAGLLALVGTSWYGHRIAQEFYDPFTPTNSRYEFGSALFVGWGAACLIIIGGGFLCCNCSSQSSGKSPRYPPPRSTGPPGKDFV; encoded by the exons ATGTGCAGGTATTCAAACCTGCTGCCGCACACAAAGCCTCTGGGAACCACATCGAGAAAGGTTGaagagcttttcttttctttttcactttcgtCATCTATTTTCTCAAATCAAACGATGGCCAACGCAGGTATTCAACTTCTTGGCTTCACCTTGGCCTTTCTGGGCTTCATTGGCTCGATAGCGTCCACAGTCATGGTGGAATGGAAAGCTTCGTCGTTTTCAGGAGACAATATCATCACAGCCCAGGCGATGTTTCAAGGGCTTTGGAAGAGCTGTGTATCGCAGAGCACCGGTCAGGTTCAGTGTAAAGTGTACGATTCTCTTCTACAACTACCAG GGATTGTACAGGGCACACGGGGGCTGATGCTGTCCTCCATCCTGCTGTGCTTTATTTCCATGATGGTGTGCGTCGTGGGCATGAGGTGCACCACCTGTATGGCGGATCAACCAGAACAGAAGGACAAAGTGGCTCTCGCCGGAGGGGTCGTCTTTATTATTGCTG GTCTGCTTGCTCTGGTGGGAACATCTTGGTACGGCCACAGAATAGCTCAGGAATTCTACGACCCGTTCACTCCGACTAATTCCAG ATATGAATTCGGAAGCGCGTTGTTTGTCGGATGGGGAGCGGCCTGTCTCATCATCATAGGAGGAGGCTTCCTCTGCTGCAACTGCTCCAGCCAGAGCTCCGGGAAATCTCCCCGCTACCCACCGCCTCGCTCTACAGGTCCGCCGGGCAAGGACTTTGTCTGA